In Ignavibacteriota bacterium, a single genomic region encodes these proteins:
- a CDS encoding methyl-accepting chemotaxis protein, translated as MARVKNWPLKIKLLAAFSVLAAVTLAVGYVGITTSQQIVKADMEMYEDKTVPLTHVSNAREAFHKTRHQLLVLVLAKTPGDRQAPLDAIARNVAVYEAAMAEFGKSMDSETGQKLFNAYKEEYGVYAPLRELFIELVKSGKSDEAFALMKREGNAAVKKLDERLISFQARKAEGALELHEETEALAARADTIMLVSIVVAVLLSVGLGIALTRAIARPVNQVIEASNAVVRANRELTDAATRIAAGDTDVHLGESASRIGLAREDEIGKLGAVVDDLVDSQQALRTSFTGIAGTLSELVTEANTLSKAAVDGKLATRGNATKFQGGYRDIVQGVNDTLDAVIGPLNVAAEYVDRISKGDIPSKITDSYNGDFNEIKNNLNQAIGAVTALVADANMLSRAAVEGKLATRADASKHQGDFRKIVQGVNETLDAVIGPLNVAAEYVDRISKGDIPAKISDSYNGDFNEIKNNLNQAIDAVTTLVTDAKMLSQAAVEGKLATRAEASKHQGDFRKIVEGVNSTLDAVIGPLNVAAEYVDRISKGDIPAKISDSYNGDFNEIKNNLNRAIDAVNALVADARMLAEAAMEGRLKTRADAAKHEGDFRKIVQGVNDTLDAVIKPVQEGSSTLAVMATGDLTVRMAGDYRGDLQLIKESINKVGSSLADALRKVSEAVSATATASTQISSSTEEMAAGAHEQTSQAGEVASAVEEMTKTIMENSKNASVAADTAKQARVSAEQGGQVVGETVDGMRRIAQVVNKSAQTVKELGRSSDQIGEIIGVIDDIADQTNLLALNAAIEAARAGEQGRGFAVVADEVRKLAERTTKATKEIAGMIKKIQSDTTGAVTSMEEGTNEVERGIELADKAGASLKEIVGVSQKVTDMVTQIAAASEEQSSASEEISKNVESISKVTGETAQGTQQIARAAEGLNQLTNTLQELIGQFRVTRAGDHGGREAIRSDVSVKEDGALVAR; from the coding sequence ATGGCACGGGTCAAGAATTGGCCGTTAAAGATCAAACTGCTGGCGGCATTCTCGGTCCTGGCCGCCGTGACCCTGGCGGTCGGCTATGTAGGGATAACTACATCTCAGCAGATCGTTAAAGCTGATATGGAAATGTACGAAGACAAGACCGTCCCGCTGACACACGTATCGAACGCGCGTGAGGCGTTCCACAAGACCCGTCACCAATTATTGGTCCTTGTTCTCGCGAAGACACCGGGGGACCGTCAGGCCCCCCTGGATGCGATCGCCCGGAACGTCGCGGTCTATGAAGCGGCGATGGCAGAATTCGGGAAATCGATGGACTCCGAAACGGGACAGAAACTCTTCAACGCGTACAAGGAAGAGTATGGGGTCTATGCGCCCTTGCGGGAGCTTTTCATCGAGCTTGTGAAGTCGGGCAAGTCGGATGAGGCCTTCGCTCTCATGAAGCGGGAAGGCAACGCGGCCGTCAAGAAACTCGATGAACGGCTTATCTCCTTCCAGGCCCGCAAGGCGGAAGGCGCGCTGGAGCTCCATGAGGAGACAGAAGCTCTTGCGGCACGGGCTGACACCATCATGCTGGTATCGATCGTGGTGGCAGTTCTCCTTTCGGTGGGCCTGGGGATAGCTCTGACGCGCGCGATCGCGCGCCCGGTGAACCAGGTGATCGAGGCGTCAAACGCCGTGGTCCGTGCGAACCGTGAACTCACCGATGCCGCTACCCGGATCGCTGCAGGTGATACGGATGTGCACCTCGGTGAGAGTGCATCACGGATCGGATTGGCGCGTGAGGATGAGATCGGCAAGTTGGGAGCCGTGGTCGATGACCTGGTCGATTCCCAGCAGGCACTCCGGACATCGTTCACAGGAATCGCGGGCACCCTCTCCGAGCTCGTCACGGAGGCCAACACGCTGTCGAAAGCTGCGGTGGATGGCAAGCTGGCCACACGGGGGAATGCCACGAAGTTCCAGGGCGGGTACCGTGACATCGTCCAGGGAGTGAACGACACACTGGATGCGGTGATCGGACCGCTCAACGTTGCGGCCGAATATGTGGACCGGATCTCCAAGGGCGATATCCCGTCGAAGATCACCGACAGCTACAACGGTGACTTCAACGAGATCAAGAACAATCTGAATCAGGCGATCGGGGCTGTCACCGCGCTCGTGGCGGATGCAAACATGCTGTCCAGGGCGGCGGTCGAAGGAAAGCTTGCGACCCGTGCCGATGCATCAAAGCATCAAGGGGATTTCCGCAAGATCGTGCAGGGTGTCAATGAGACGCTGGACGCGGTGATCGGGCCTCTGAACGTGGCCGCAGAGTATGTGGACCGGATCTCCAAGGGCGATATCCCTGCGAAGATCTCGGACAGCTACAATGGCGACTTCAATGAGATCAAGAACAATCTGAACCAGGCGATCGATGCGGTCACCACGCTGGTCACCGACGCGAAGATGTTGTCGCAGGCGGCTGTGGAAGGGAAGCTCGCCACGCGCGCCGAGGCCTCGAAGCACCAGGGCGATTTCCGGAAGATCGTGGAAGGTGTGAACAGCACCCTCGATGCGGTCATCGGTCCTCTCAATGTGGCCGCCGAATACGTGGACAGGATCTCGAAGGGGGACATCCCGGCGAAGATCTCCGACAGCTACAACGGTGATTTCAACGAGATCAAAAACAACCTGAACCGGGCGATCGATGCGGTGAACGCGCTCGTGGCGGATGCCAGAATGCTCGCGGAAGCGGCGATGGAAGGACGGTTGAAGACCCGTGCCGATGCCGCAAAGCACGAAGGCGATTTCCGCAAGATCGTCCAGGGGGTGAACGACACACTGGATGCGGTGATCAAGCCGGTCCAGGAGGGTTCCAGCACGCTGGCCGTGATGGCCACGGGCGATCTGACCGTGCGCATGGCGGGAGACTACCGTGGCGACCTCCAGCTCATCAAAGAGAGCATCAACAAGGTCGGCAGTTCGCTTGCCGATGCTCTCCGCAAGGTGAGTGAGGCCGTGAGTGCCACGGCAACCGCATCGACCCAGATCAGCTCGAGCACGGAAGAGATGGCCGCCGGGGCACACGAGCAGACCAGTCAGGCGGGCGAGGTTGCCAGCGCGGTCGAAGAGATGACCAAGACGATCATGGAGAACTCCAAGAACGCGAGTGTCGCGGCCGACACGGCGAAGCAGGCGCGGGTGAGCGCCGAGCAGGGTGGTCAGGTCGTCGGTGAGACCGTGGACGGCATGCGCCGCATCGCCCAGGTGGTGAACAAGAGCGCACAAACCGTGAAGGAGCTCGGCCGTTCGTCGGATCAGATCGGAGAGATCATCGGGGTCATCGATGACATCGCCGACCAGACGAACCTGCTGGCCCTGAATGCTGCTATCGAAGCCGCGCGTGCCGGGGAACAGGGACGGGGCTTTGCTGTGGTAGCGGACGAGGTGCGGAAGCTCGCCGAACGGACGACAAAGGCGACGAAGGAGATCGCCGGCATGATCAAGAAGATCCAGTCGGACACCACCGGAGCGGTGACGTCGATGGAAGAAGGAACGAACGAAGTGGAACGCGGCATCGAGTTGGCGGACAAGGCGGGAGCCAGTTTGAAGGAGATCGTCGGGGTGAGCCAGAAGGTGACGGACATGGTGACCCAGATCGCCGCGGCCAGCGAAGAGCAGTCGAGCGCAAGCGAAGAGATCTCCAAGAACGTCGAATCCATTTCGAAGGTGACGGGCGAAACGGCGCAGGGCACCCAGCAGATCGCCCGTGCGGCGGAAGGGTTGAACCAGTTGACCAACACCCTGCAGGAACTCATCGGCCAGTTCCGGGTGACCCGTGCAGGCGATCACGGGGGGCGGGAGGCGATCCGCTCCGATGTATCGGTCAAGGAAGATGGCGCCCTTGTGGCCCGGTAA
- a CDS encoding chemotaxis protein CheW: protein MADVASVHQASETRHGSGEELLQLVSFNIGEEEFGVDILQVQEINRMLEVTRVPNAPEHVDGVINLRGKVIPIIDLRRRFGMERKEHDKHTRIVVVELCGKVVGFVVDAVREVLRIPRSVTEPPPSIAGSVNEEYITGVGKLEDRLLILLDLEKVLGAEGKAA from the coding sequence ATGGCAGACGTAGCATCGGTACATCAGGCGAGTGAGACACGGCATGGCAGCGGAGAGGAATTGCTGCAGCTTGTCAGCTTCAATATCGGTGAAGAGGAATTCGGCGTTGATATCCTTCAGGTCCAGGAGATCAACCGGATGCTCGAAGTGACGCGCGTTCCGAATGCCCCCGAGCACGTGGACGGTGTGATCAACCTGCGTGGTAAGGTGATCCCGATCATCGACCTCCGCCGCCGGTTCGGCATGGAGCGCAAGGAGCATGACAAGCATACGCGGATCGTCGTCGTCGAGCTGTGTGGCAAGGTGGTGGGTTTCGTCGTCGATGCGGTGCGTGAGGTCCTGCGCATCCCGCGCAGCGTCACCGAACCTCCCCCGTCCATCGCCGGCAGCGTGAACGAGGAATACATCACCGGCGTGGGCAAGCTCGAAGACCGGCTGTTGATCCTGCTTGACCTCGAGAAGGTGCTCGGAGCGGAAGGCAAGGCGGCCTGA
- a CDS encoding HAMP domain-containing protein, with the protein MSISKRISLIVAAVLTVVLLAMFIVLRMTQEANMMAKARDSVHQSGEVLVRSITSAMGQGVTEVKPLLDKMEGVEDLRELRVLPAEVIKQGGEAAMDSIERMVMRTQKGFVREEDFKGEPIIRSVEPMLSDEGCEACHDTKAGTPLATISMRISMAKHHAAISSERWLVVFTAVPTILLTFFVVTFMVKRQVVKDLALGVGDLRQLALGDLSTNREVTRKDEIGQLSQSIQDLQASLRGKTESAKAIAKGDLSTEVPIASDADVLGQALGEACTALRGLVAEAGMLSHAAVDGKLATRGNAEKFQGGYREIVQGVNDTLDAVIGPLNVAAEYVDRISKGDIPAKITDSYNGDFNEIKNNLNQAIEAVNALVADADLLSKAAVEGKLATRADATKHGGDFRKIVQGVNDTLDAVIGPLNVAAEYVDRISKGDIPAKITDNYNGDFNEIKSNLNQAIDAVNILVADANMLSQAAVLGKLATRADASKHQGDFRKIVQGVNDTLDAVIGPLNVAATYVDRISKGDIPAVITESYNGDFNELKNNLNQAIGAVNALVADARMLAQAAVDGRLATRADASKHQGDFRKIVQGVNDTLDAVIRPVQEGSSTLAVMATGDLTARMLGDYQGDLRLIKESINKVGGSLEEALRKVSEAVSATASASSQISSSTEQMAAGAQEQTSQAGEVATAVEEMTNTILENSKNARIAADTAKQARVSAEAGGKVVGETVEGMRRIAGVVNRSAQTVKELGRSSDQIGEIIGVIDDIADQTNLLALNAAIEAARAGEQGRGFAVVADEVRKLAERTTKATKEIAGMIKKIQADTIGAVQSMEEGTSEVERGIQMADRAGVSLKEIVGVSQKVTDMVTRIAAASEQQSSASEEISKNVEAISKVTSETAQGTQQIAHAAEDLNRLTDNLQNLIGGFKVGSGHGDDPSRGQHSGVAVRENGSLVAG; encoded by the coding sequence ATGTCAATTTCGAAACGCATCAGCCTGATCGTGGCCGCGGTACTGACCGTGGTCCTCCTTGCGATGTTCATCGTCCTCCGGATGACACAGGAGGCGAACATGATGGCCAAGGCACGAGACTCCGTCCATCAGTCCGGAGAGGTTCTGGTGCGGTCGATCACGTCCGCGATGGGCCAGGGCGTCACCGAGGTCAAGCCCCTTCTGGACAAGATGGAAGGCGTCGAGGATCTCCGCGAACTGCGGGTCCTCCCCGCGGAAGTGATCAAACAGGGCGGGGAAGCCGCCATGGATTCGATCGAGCGCATGGTCATGCGCACCCAGAAGGGGTTCGTGCGCGAAGAGGATTTCAAGGGGGAGCCGATCATCCGCTCGGTCGAGCCGATGCTCTCGGACGAGGGGTGTGAGGCCTGCCACGATACCAAAGCGGGCACACCGCTGGCGACGATCAGCATGCGCATCTCGATGGCGAAGCACCATGCGGCCATCAGCAGCGAACGATGGCTCGTCGTGTTCACCGCGGTTCCCACCATCCTGCTCACGTTCTTTGTGGTCACGTTCATGGTGAAACGCCAGGTCGTGAAAGACCTGGCACTGGGTGTTGGGGACCTCAGACAGCTCGCCCTCGGGGATCTTTCGACGAACCGCGAAGTGACGCGGAAGGACGAGATCGGTCAGCTCAGCCAGTCGATCCAGGACCTGCAGGCCAGCCTTCGCGGCAAAACTGAATCGGCGAAGGCCATCGCCAAAGGAGATCTTTCGACAGAAGTACCCATCGCGTCTGACGCGGATGTCCTCGGCCAGGCACTCGGGGAGGCGTGTACCGCGCTCCGCGGGCTGGTCGCCGAAGCGGGAATGCTGTCCCATGCTGCGGTGGACGGCAAACTTGCCACGCGCGGCAACGCAGAGAAGTTCCAGGGTGGGTACCGCGAGATCGTGCAGGGAGTGAACGATACCCTGGATGCCGTCATCGGGCCGTTGAACGTTGCGGCGGAGTATGTGGACCGGATCTCCAAGGGCGATATCCCGGCGAAGATCACCGATAGCTACAACGGCGATTTCAATGAGATAAAGAACAATCTGAATCAGGCGATCGAGGCGGTGAACGCATTGGTGGCCGATGCCGATCTGCTATCGAAAGCAGCGGTGGAGGGTAAACTCGCGACCCGTGCGGACGCCACGAAACATGGCGGCGACTTCCGGAAGATCGTCCAGGGCGTGAATGATACGCTGGACGCAGTGATCGGGCCGCTGAATGTGGCGGCGGAATACGTGGACCGTATCTCCAAGGGCGACATCCCGGCGAAGATCACGGACAATTACAACGGCGATTTCAATGAGATAAAGAGCAACCTGAACCAGGCGATCGACGCGGTCAATATCCTCGTCGCGGATGCCAACATGCTGTCGCAGGCAGCGGTGCTGGGAAAGCTCGCGACACGGGCGGACGCCTCAAAGCACCAGGGCGATTTCCGGAAGATCGTGCAGGGCGTCAACGACACGCTCGATGCCGTCATCGGGCCACTGAATGTTGCCGCGACGTATGTGGATCGCATCTCCAAGGGGGACATCCCGGCGGTGATCACGGAGAGCTACAACGGCGACTTCAATGAGCTGAAGAACAATCTGAACCAGGCGATCGGGGCGGTGAACGCGCTCGTTGCCGATGCCCGGATGCTCGCGCAGGCCGCGGTGGACGGTCGGCTTGCCACCCGGGCGGATGCATCCAAGCATCAGGGTGACTTCCGGAAGATCGTGCAGGGCGTGAACGATACCCTGGATGCGGTGATCCGTCCCGTGCAGGAAGGATCGAGCACGCTGGCGGTGATGGCTACCGGCGACCTGACGGCCCGGATGCTGGGTGACTACCAGGGTGACCTGCGGCTCATCAAAGAAAGCATCAATAAGGTCGGCGGGTCGCTCGAGGAAGCCCTCCGTAAGGTGAGTGAGGCCGTCAGTGCGACGGCCAGCGCGTCGAGCCAGATCAGCTCCAGCACGGAGCAAATGGCGGCCGGGGCACAGGAACAGACCAGCCAGGCAGGAGAGGTGGCCACGGCGGTCGAGGAAATGACCAACACCATCCTGGAGAATTCCAAGAACGCAAGGATCGCGGCAGACACGGCGAAGCAGGCACGCGTCAGTGCCGAAGCGGGCGGCAAGGTCGTGGGTGAGACGGTGGAAGGGATGCGGCGCATCGCCGGTGTGGTGAACAGAAGCGCCCAGACCGTCAAGGAGCTCGGCCGGTCGTCGGACCAGATCGGCGAGATCATCGGCGTCATCGACGATATAGCGGACCAGACGAATCTGCTGGCACTCAATGCAGCCATCGAGGCGGCGCGTGCCGGAGAACAGGGGCGTGGATTCGCTGTGGTGGCGGACGAGGTGAGGAAGCTTGCCGAGCGGACAACGAAAGCGACCAAGGAGATCGCCGGGATGATCAAGAAGATCCAGGCGGACACCATCGGTGCGGTCCAGTCGATGGAGGAGGGGACCAGCGAGGTGGAGCGCGGCATCCAGATGGCCGACAGGGCGGGTGTGAGCCTGAAGGAGATCGTCGGAGTGAGCCAGAAGGTGACGGATATGGTCACCCGGATCGCCGCCGCGAGCGAGCAGCAATCGAGCGCCAGCGAAGAGATCTCCAAGAATGTTGAAGCCATCAGCAAGGTGACAAGCGAGACGGCGCAGGGCACGCAGCAGATCGCCCACGCGGCGGAGGATCTGAACCGGTTGACGGACAACCTCCAGAACCTCATCGGTGGATTCAAGGTGGGAAGCGGGCATGGCGATGATCCGTCGCGCGGGCAACATTCGGGGGTCGCGGTTCGCGAGAATGGATCGTTGGTGGCAGGGTAG
- a CDS encoding methyl-accepting chemotaxis protein — protein MNWFTNLKTRTKLMLGFGIVTVIALALGVEAVKTVSWMKTAEDDIYSNIIVSIGKLGVERREFMRLRMQNVRLLVVAPAERANAMEELVALERTIESGLADLARDLVEDHEQKTLRDGQDAFKEYRAAGAAYRKAVQDGRMQEAAAMLTGAFKVKGAVVENVYNTLIEGHMAEAKRTDVEFDETTAESRNIVIALLVFAVASSLGLGIFLSGMISKPITQVVQTIDNADLTTSLSSDRKDEIGDLLRAFDKFTGTIRATLTEVAGASEAVASAGAQISAATEEMAAGAAEQSGQVNEVASSMEEMARTIMENSQSAQQTAHMATDAKNAAERGGDVMTQTINGMRRIADVVNKSGDAVRNLGSSSERIGEIVAVIEDIASQTNLLALNAAIEAARAGEQGRGFAVVADEVRKLAERTARATKEIAGMIKEIQTTTSEAVTSMEEGQGEVTNGIQLAESAGVALTVIVTEAQKVTAMVTQIASASGEQSKAGELIAKNVDGINGAIQENSKAAHQMAQTASDLSHLTHQLQDAVGRFHLSNARPGQHGGARHSSEHHSGVAVRTNGALVLEKEG, from the coding sequence ATGAACTGGTTCACAAACTTGAAAACGCGCACCAAACTGATGCTCGGGTTTGGCATCGTCACGGTGATCGCCCTGGCACTGGGTGTCGAGGCGGTCAAGACCGTCTCCTGGATGAAGACGGCCGAAGACGATATCTATTCGAACATCATCGTCTCGATCGGCAAGCTGGGGGTTGAGCGGCGTGAATTCATGCGCCTGCGCATGCAGAACGTGCGCCTCCTCGTGGTCGCCCCGGCAGAACGGGCCAACGCCATGGAAGAGCTCGTTGCCCTGGAACGGACGATCGAGAGCGGCCTTGCCGATCTTGCGCGCGATCTTGTTGAGGATCATGAACAGAAGACCCTCCGCGATGGTCAGGATGCCTTCAAGGAATACCGGGCAGCGGGCGCAGCGTACCGGAAGGCGGTGCAGGATGGGCGCATGCAGGAAGCGGCGGCAATGCTGACCGGTGCGTTCAAGGTCAAGGGAGCCGTGGTTGAGAACGTCTACAATACGCTCATCGAAGGGCATATGGCAGAGGCAAAGAGGACCGATGTCGAGTTCGACGAGACAACAGCGGAATCAAGGAACATCGTCATTGCACTCCTCGTCTTCGCGGTGGCATCCAGTCTGGGGCTTGGCATCTTCCTTTCGGGAATGATCAGCAAACCGATCACGCAGGTGGTTCAGACCATCGACAATGCAGACCTTACCACCTCACTGTCTTCGGACCGGAAGGACGAGATCGGGGACCTGTTGCGGGCGTTCGACAAGTTCACGGGGACGATACGGGCGACATTGACCGAAGTGGCAGGGGCCTCGGAAGCCGTGGCAAGTGCCGGGGCCCAGATCTCGGCCGCAACAGAAGAGATGGCGGCCGGTGCCGCCGAACAAAGCGGGCAGGTGAATGAGGTGGCGTCGTCGATGGAAGAGATGGCCCGGACCATCATGGAGAATTCGCAGAGCGCCCAGCAGACCGCACATATGGCAACGGATGCGAAGAATGCCGCGGAGCGTGGCGGCGACGTGATGACGCAGACGATCAACGGCATGCGGCGCATCGCGGATGTCGTGAACAAGTCGGGTGACGCGGTACGCAATCTCGGTTCCTCCAGCGAGCGGATCGGTGAGATCGTTGCGGTGATCGAAGACATCGCCAGCCAGACCAATCTGCTGGCCCTCAATGCGGCGATCGAGGCAGCGCGTGCGGGCGAACAGGGGCGCGGGTTCGCCGTGGTGGCGGATGAGGTACGCAAGCTAGCCGAGCGCACCGCACGCGCGACGAAGGAGATCGCCGGGATGATCAAGGAGATCCAAACCACGACGAGCGAAGCGGTGACGTCGATGGAAGAAGGGCAGGGTGAGGTCACGAACGGCATTCAGCTGGCGGAATCCGCCGGCGTGGCGTTGACCGTGATCGTGACGGAAGCACAGAAGGTGACCGCGATGGTGACGCAGATCGCCAGCGCCTCCGGGGAGCAGTCGAAGGCCGGTGAACTCATCGCGAAGAACGTGGATGGCATCAATGGTGCCATCCAGGAGAACTCCAAGGCCGCCCATCAGATGGCGCAGACGGCTTCCGATCTGAGTCACCTGACCCATCAGTTGCAGGATGCCGTGGGACGGTTCCATTTGTCCAATGCGCGGCCGGGGCAGCATGGGGGGGCGAGGCACTCGTCAGAACATCACTCCGGGGTGGCGGTGCGAACGAACGGTGCTCTTGTCCTTGAAAAGGAAGGCTGA